A genomic window from Rhizobium sp. 007 includes:
- a CDS encoding galactosyltransferase-related protein yields MDTGNHDKLIDETNSAIGAAPIKVGPEPTRVVFAPSFDDISPADITMTFCVRLHKGNPWLADRLDMMASYYEPCPSIAVVDFGSAPEYASKIKQICEKKGYKYLFIEDFHIFSLAQARNASFSLVETDFVFFCDPDFVGERDMFSRLARNASALDMRNVVDIVLNPPAFHLDEADTKIFERLDDREQRSSFLRYLSFKLNYAEVSTAEGRFVAPYSNVFLINRNMFNMVGGYDESFRGHGSEDFEFLLRLAIHTAHLPLPNEPQKDLHGPLRDAFFRARSYSGFRRMFELMSQPTEGLGLKVFHLHHPRGTDPTWYGNNDWRRDRFSATTGQFLFDHHRLLDIDHLPRQKKIACLCKNADTWGYFMPLRLAGYRTVPVFDDRPTTIQAITQGLINGEIDDVAIFNPYMKSHSSFRGIVLLARELNRNVIVIERGALPSTIYYDDDVCYNSERFSEEDFIASTFTEDELLEAGEYMRDLRLGAKTLEAMDPYESTAAKHCALSAITGKKICFVPLQLEDDMAVTMFIKGEQRYPEFVASLRSVIEKNEDIVFVVKPHPLSKTDHVGSAPNVVIADRADNVHFLLDLADVTLCYNSGVGLLSILHETPTVTLGNAFYNIDGVGYRASSAADGIQAFKAGRVPKPAGQTCLRLAAWFTQRKYSEFIATDAIREFETRRAHGYKDIMITKFRWREHSHNLARLKQIAPFSWKSYAVSRIAPSSNPADWNDEKSLRQAACKAFYSGRYADAARHFEEAHKVGKDKAKLLRFAAEANYRAGDAKTAIAQQKEACSIIPNNKRARRRLMVMQNSKLRYIFGHNAIEIPEP; encoded by the coding sequence ATGGATACCGGAAACCACGATAAACTCATTGATGAAACAAACTCAGCGATTGGCGCTGCTCCAATCAAGGTAGGTCCGGAACCTACTAGGGTCGTTTTTGCTCCGAGTTTCGATGACATCAGTCCCGCAGACATCACGATGACCTTCTGCGTGCGCCTCCATAAGGGCAATCCGTGGCTCGCTGATCGACTCGATATGATGGCCAGCTATTACGAACCGTGCCCCAGCATCGCGGTCGTCGACTTTGGTTCCGCACCGGAGTACGCGTCGAAAATCAAGCAGATATGCGAGAAAAAGGGATACAAATACCTTTTCATTGAGGACTTTCATATTTTCTCGCTGGCACAAGCCAGGAATGCGTCTTTTAGTCTCGTAGAAACAGACTTTGTTTTCTTCTGCGATCCCGATTTTGTAGGTGAACGCGACATGTTCTCGCGTTTGGCTCGGAATGCCTCTGCCCTTGATATGAGGAACGTCGTCGACATCGTCCTCAATCCGCCGGCGTTTCACCTTGATGAGGCTGATACTAAGATTTTTGAGAGGCTGGATGACCGTGAGCAGCGATCGTCTTTCCTACGATACCTGTCCTTCAAGTTGAATTACGCAGAGGTCTCTACTGCCGAAGGCCGATTTGTCGCTCCGTATTCGAATGTGTTCCTCATCAACCGGAACATGTTTAACATGGTCGGAGGCTATGATGAGTCGTTCAGAGGCCATGGGTCTGAAGACTTCGAGTTTCTACTTCGTCTTGCGATCCACACAGCCCACCTACCGCTACCGAATGAACCTCAGAAGGATCTGCACGGCCCGCTGAGGGACGCTTTCTTCAGGGCTCGCTCATATTCCGGATTTCGAAGGATGTTCGAGCTTATGTCTCAGCCCACCGAGGGACTTGGCTTGAAGGTTTTTCATCTTCATCACCCGCGTGGCACGGATCCAACCTGGTACGGGAATAACGACTGGCGCCGGGATCGCTTTTCCGCCACCACCGGACAATTCCTTTTTGATCACCACCGGTTGCTTGATATCGATCACCTTCCGCGACAGAAGAAAATCGCTTGCCTCTGCAAAAACGCTGATACTTGGGGGTATTTCATGCCCTTGCGCCTCGCTGGCTATCGTACTGTTCCCGTGTTCGACGATCGGCCGACAACTATCCAGGCAATTACGCAGGGGCTCATTAACGGCGAGATCGATGATGTCGCTATTTTCAACCCATATATGAAGAGCCATTCATCGTTCCGCGGCATCGTCCTGCTTGCGCGTGAACTCAATCGCAATGTCATCGTTATTGAACGCGGTGCTCTCCCATCGACAATCTACTATGATGACGACGTGTGCTATAACAGCGAGCGTTTCAGCGAAGAGGATTTCATAGCCTCAACCTTCACCGAAGACGAACTGCTCGAAGCAGGGGAATACATGCGAGACCTCCGCCTCGGCGCGAAGACGCTTGAGGCGATGGATCCTTACGAGAGCACTGCGGCAAAACACTGTGCACTTTCGGCGATCACCGGAAAAAAGATTTGTTTCGTACCCCTTCAGCTTGAGGACGACATGGCGGTTACGATGTTCATCAAGGGTGAGCAGCGGTATCCAGAGTTCGTTGCAAGCCTTCGATCCGTTATTGAGAAGAATGAGGACATCGTCTTCGTTGTGAAGCCGCATCCTCTTTCAAAGACGGACCACGTCGGATCGGCCCCAAATGTCGTCATCGCTGACCGGGCCGACAACGTTCATTTCCTCCTTGATCTGGCTGACGTGACGCTCTGCTACAATTCCGGCGTCGGTCTCCTTTCGATCTTGCATGAGACCCCTACCGTCACCCTTGGAAACGCCTTCTATAACATCGATGGTGTCGGCTATCGCGCATCGTCAGCTGCCGACGGGATCCAGGCATTCAAGGCGGGTCGAGTTCCTAAACCAGCGGGACAGACATGCCTTCGTTTGGCCGCGTGGTTTACCCAGCGAAAATACTCGGAGTTTATCGCCACCGACGCCATTCGAGAGTTCGAAACACGTCGAGCGCATGGATACAAAGACATCATGATCACCAAGTTTAGGTGGCGTGAACACTCTCACAATCTGGCAAGGTTAAAACAGATCGCACCATTCTCATGGAAAAGCTATGCAGTTTCACGCATAGCCCCAAGCTCAAACCCTGCTGATTGGAACGATGAAAAGTCCCTGAGGCAGGCAGCATGCAAAGCGTTCTATTCAGGTCGCTACGCGGACGCAGCACGGCATTTCGAGGAAGCTCACAAAGTCGGCAAGGACAAAGCAAAGCTTCTGCGATTTGCTGCCGAAGCGAATTACCGAGCTGGAGACGCGAAAACCGCCATAGCCCAGCAGAAGGAAGCCTGCTCGATCATTCCAAATAACAAGCGCGCCCGCCGTAGATTGATGGTCATGCAAAACTCAAAGTTGCGTTATATCTTTGGTCATAACGCCATAGAAATTCCTGAACCTTAA
- a CDS encoding polysaccharide biosynthesis/export family protein, whose amino-acid sequence MVRSSIVLICLALAGCQGLPAQGPLADTINKDAGRSAAEVGRRNAAVFDIVDVDSRSATLVSNYVATALNRRFGIGGGVGRVVIGVGDHLKVTIFEAGSDGLFSTTESKQTNLDIVVQPDGMAAIPYAGSVQFEGKTLEEARKAILASLANKAVEPDVIVTSVSTASRNVTVSGEVGKPSQVPLSLVSEKITEVLAKAGGSQAQPYEAYVTLVRGKKTGTALLKSIIENPSEDIYVQPGDRIFVSKDPRTFTILGSANLNARINFGANDLNLLEAVALGRGGNDQATDAKGYFLFRYEEPDVVMSLLGTKRFHELLNKGLAPDSVGRYPIVYRFDMSHPDSLIVGQTFPVKNRDVIYISRHPAVDIRMFLGIVGQPVGIAAQSAGIYNNMND is encoded by the coding sequence TTGGTTCGATCGAGTATTGTGTTGATCTGCCTTGCCTTGGCGGGCTGCCAGGGGTTGCCTGCGCAGGGACCTCTTGCCGATACAATTAACAAGGATGCCGGGCGATCCGCTGCAGAAGTCGGTCGCCGTAATGCTGCCGTTTTCGATATCGTTGACGTTGACAGCCGTTCTGCCACTCTCGTCTCCAATTATGTGGCGACTGCTCTCAATCGCCGTTTCGGTATTGGTGGTGGCGTGGGTCGCGTGGTCATTGGCGTCGGGGATCACTTGAAGGTTACGATTTTCGAAGCCGGCAGCGACGGGCTCTTCTCGACGACGGAATCGAAGCAGACGAACCTCGATATCGTAGTGCAGCCAGATGGTATGGCCGCAATTCCCTATGCAGGATCGGTTCAGTTTGAGGGCAAGACACTTGAAGAAGCCCGTAAGGCAATTCTTGCGTCACTGGCGAACAAAGCCGTCGAGCCGGACGTCATCGTGACGAGCGTGAGCACGGCATCCCGAAACGTGACGGTGTCTGGTGAGGTCGGCAAGCCGTCCCAGGTGCCGCTGAGCCTCGTCAGCGAGAAGATCACCGAAGTGCTTGCGAAGGCAGGCGGCTCGCAGGCGCAGCCGTACGAGGCCTATGTCACGCTCGTCCGCGGCAAGAAAACCGGTACGGCGCTTCTGAAGTCGATCATCGAAAATCCCTCGGAAGACATTTACGTCCAGCCCGGCGACCGGATTTTCGTGTCGAAGGACCCGCGGACGTTTACAATCCTTGGCTCCGCCAATCTGAACGCACGTATCAATTTCGGTGCGAACGATCTCAATCTGCTTGAGGCGGTCGCACTTGGTCGAGGCGGCAATGATCAGGCGACGGACGCAAAGGGATATTTCCTGTTCCGCTATGAAGAGCCTGATGTCGTCATGAGCCTGCTTGGCACCAAGCGGTTCCATGAGCTGCTGAACAAGGGACTGGCGCCGGACAGCGTTGGCCGCTATCCGATCGTCTATCGTTTCGACATGAGTCATCCGGATAGCCTGATCGTTGGGCAGACGTTCCCGGTCAAAAATCGCGACGTTATCTACATCTCGCGCCATCCTGCCGTCGATATTCGTATGTTCCTGGGTATTGTCGGGCAACCGGTCGGTATTGCAGCGCAGAGCGCTGGAATTTACAACAACATGAACGATTAG
- a CDS encoding type I polyketide synthase — protein MTIEIIGRASVAPGASSVDELRQILEDGKCTVSEIPAERWQLARYWHPHQGIQGKTYTFAAGVLTDVYHFDPAVFGLSQREAMQMDPQQRILLGLVWRALEDANLPAASLSSEQVGVYVGASSLDNGNLAVEDPATGSPYFMTGNTLSIVSNRISHIFGLRGPSMTIDTACSSSLVALDQAVRALDRGDIDTAIVGGINLLAHPLSFVGFAQARMLSPEGLCRAYDTNGHGYVRAEGGVVLVLRRTDKALRERDRSYARLHATGVNSSGRTNGISLPSREAQAALLKSVYEGANIDVNRIAFIEGHGTGTRVGDPAEVWAIGNVIGKNRRAPVPIGSIKSNIGHTEPASGLFGLLKAVIALENNFLPATLHIERTNEDIDFEDLNVRVNTSPIELMPAKTPRFAGVNSFGFGGTNAHVVISDPDPVAPPEPQAKGDRVIFMASAHSASALEGLLDNYKQRLEQAETREARQLVASAVANREAMRHRFAVKAKDSDGVLAAISAHLAGEPTAGEHGEVPGQGVRVAFVFAGNGSQWPGMGVDAYRENAHFRQCFQSFSALFEYYLGEKLTDLLFSKDLPERLADTKIAQPMLFAVQAALTDCLSAQGLRPDAVFGHSVGEIAAAYAAKVLTAAEAVAIVAKRSQHQDLLAGEGKMAAVVMSADAALAFANANGFDNICIAAINAPNSVTISGPSDEVQAFRDAARKAQIVAHVLDINYPFHHPIIDRAKDAFFDDLPDLEPDAGVGTFISTVTGRHADGQTLDTAYWWRNVRDPVLFKDACEAAMEMGCNLFIEISPRPILSNYVTDNAKNISHQAAVIPTLARESVTGRDPVAQSFARAVAHGVSPLRSRNAAGRNAFIQLPPLPFEKIELRPQPTSDEIDIFGRDQRVPYTLLGWRTDPNASSWKNHVDANLLPDLAEHVVDSKAIMPGSGFIEIAVTAAQQYYDTDEVELGNLEIVRPLELRQDRIAELSTVLSPETGNIEIRSRERLSNDDWTVHAVARVRKTIDAVADERAAPVAGEVKSVLTAEKTYETAERFGLQYGPHFRLLSKAVAFGHGLIEVDLKTAQKPAHPYLSYNLNPMSVDAAFHGLVALFDQLSGDQAGAPYIPVRFGSVRVRRSERPVVKATIGIDRFSQNSIKVRFRMFDDAGTQVAAFDDCRFRRTYLRRHHTLDSVAFHYESVPSALFAATSDIHALPVIAGPLDVALNNATLLLDAAVYRACHEIALALAAKDGSITIGSLPGDAAFRSFLTSCLFSLEDAGIASSDDAKWTVATEFTLPPVQEVLRELYGEDAGRIAEAVLINDAHRDALEKIATLKQGNDIASSKSVSEATLEHVLVHSPLSLHRLSVVSGMVDGVLKAKKGGIRRILEVGSISTAFSRKLALAAAEHGALLVIADPRENIRRTLELAFEDSAHVIVADPDKLGDQAAADLVVVAGDQSQQYLSSDEALQAVVRKAAAHGATLVLADRAPSAFNDFVFGLSDGWFAGSQSPEFPIGKLGTARQIEDLAHSLGFADAKVDEAEYPEGRLVSLIAQPKVVSEEPLAAEAGNGPLFVIGEGSSHASDFGGLATISVAAEEPKSAYAEAFSKFAGQPVRAVYYAERASKEDPSKLSQDRLVTFASFAEALAAYMQSGEAAANSRPQLLLIAPGGSPLSGEGTDGANSGLWAFARVLQNEYEFLDVHMLDGEPGDRRVSGIVNSIFASHGANREWMLDPATGEVRELRAVTGPSASSARMTDGYAAATIRQHSAGRLDSVAWEACDVPSAADGEIVVAVEATGLNFRDVMWAMGLLPEEALEDGFAGATIGMEFAGRVVETGMGVSDLRPGDKVMGIGPAAFSTHVRVRRDGVTRLPERMDTVAAATVPVAFLTAYYAMVELARIQPGETILIHGAAGGVGLAALQIAKLKGATVIATAGTLEKRRFLETLGADHVFDSRSLDFVTDIRRITDGAGVDLVLNSLFSEAMERSLELVKPFGRFLELGKRDYYSDRKIGLRPFRRNISYFGIDADQLLVNVPELTKRIFTEIGELFSAGKLVPIPYRAFGYDEISSAFRLMQNAGHIGKIVVRPPVIGKDKVLPAPGKALHFESDGIFLVAGGIGGFGLATANWLVSKGARKIALCSRKGVADDETRKAITEWTKKGVTASVHACDITEEKAVAALLGELRTKAPLKGIVHAAMVLDDALLSNLTAERNRPVVDVKVKGAEILHRLTADDDLDLFLLFSSATTMLGNPGQANYVAANGYLEGLARQRRAAGLAGLAVGFGAIADKGYLARNAEVNEVLSKRIGKSALKAGDALEQVERYMLADQGRIEGATVMIAEVDWSAARLLPIAGKSLFETIMRQAGSSQATNDNETIDLEAMIAGKSADEAQALLHKLVAAEIAAILRITEDGITPEKVLKDIGLDSLMAMELGMSFQQKTGFDIPLSGISDGTTIGDVVARLRERVASRSGGNEGAGEAEQVVSQLIQSHSGTVQKAAM, from the coding sequence ATGACGATTGAGATTATTGGGCGCGCAAGCGTTGCTCCAGGCGCTTCTTCAGTGGATGAACTGCGGCAAATTCTCGAGGATGGGAAGTGCACCGTCAGCGAAATCCCGGCCGAGCGCTGGCAGCTCGCCCGCTACTGGCACCCGCATCAAGGCATCCAGGGCAAGACCTACACGTTCGCCGCCGGCGTTCTTACTGACGTCTATCATTTCGATCCGGCAGTCTTCGGTCTTTCCCAGCGCGAAGCGATGCAGATGGATCCGCAGCAGCGGATACTGCTGGGCCTTGTGTGGCGTGCGCTTGAGGACGCCAATCTTCCTGCAGCTTCCCTGAGTAGCGAGCAGGTGGGCGTCTATGTCGGTGCATCCAGCCTCGATAACGGCAACCTTGCCGTCGAGGATCCGGCGACCGGCAGCCCTTATTTCATGACGGGCAACACGCTTTCGATCGTTTCGAACCGTATCTCGCATATCTTCGGGCTGCGCGGTCCAAGCATGACGATCGACACCGCCTGTTCGTCGTCGCTGGTGGCGCTCGACCAAGCCGTCCGCGCGCTTGATCGCGGCGACATCGATACGGCGATCGTGGGCGGGATCAATCTTTTGGCGCATCCGCTTTCCTTCGTCGGTTTTGCGCAGGCGCGTATGCTGTCGCCCGAAGGCCTGTGCCGAGCCTATGACACGAATGGCCATGGCTATGTGCGCGCCGAAGGGGGCGTCGTGCTGGTGCTTCGCCGCACCGACAAGGCTCTGCGCGAAAGGGACCGCAGCTACGCCCGCCTTCATGCAACCGGCGTCAATTCTTCAGGGCGTACCAATGGCATTTCCTTGCCGTCGCGGGAGGCGCAGGCTGCCCTCCTGAAGTCGGTTTATGAAGGCGCCAATATCGATGTGAACCGCATCGCCTTCATAGAAGGCCATGGTACCGGCACGCGCGTCGGCGACCCCGCTGAAGTCTGGGCCATCGGCAACGTCATCGGCAAGAACCGCCGCGCGCCAGTTCCGATCGGCTCCATCAAATCGAATATCGGTCATACCGAACCAGCCTCCGGCCTCTTCGGTCTCCTTAAGGCAGTCATTGCGCTTGAAAACAATTTCCTGCCGGCAACGCTTCATATCGAGCGGACCAACGAAGACATCGATTTCGAGGATCTGAACGTTCGCGTCAACACGTCTCCGATCGAGCTAATGCCTGCGAAAACCCCGCGCTTTGCAGGCGTAAACTCGTTCGGCTTTGGCGGCACGAACGCCCATGTCGTGATCAGCGATCCGGATCCTGTCGCACCGCCTGAGCCGCAAGCAAAGGGTGATCGCGTCATCTTCATGGCAAGCGCCCATAGCGCCTCGGCACTTGAGGGCCTGCTTGATAACTATAAGCAGCGTCTGGAGCAGGCCGAGACCAGAGAGGCGCGCCAGCTTGTCGCTTCGGCGGTGGCGAACCGTGAGGCAATGCGCCACCGTTTTGCTGTCAAAGCGAAAGACAGCGACGGAGTGCTGGCCGCAATCAGCGCTCATCTGGCAGGCGAGCCGACGGCTGGCGAGCATGGCGAGGTTCCTGGTCAAGGCGTGCGGGTAGCATTTGTCTTTGCTGGAAACGGCTCTCAATGGCCGGGCATGGGCGTGGATGCCTATCGCGAAAACGCGCATTTCCGCCAATGCTTCCAGTCCTTCAGCGCGCTCTTTGAATATTATCTCGGCGAAAAGCTGACTGATCTGCTTTTTTCCAAAGACCTGCCGGAGCGGCTCGCAGACACCAAGATCGCTCAGCCGATGCTGTTTGCGGTGCAGGCGGCGTTGACCGACTGTCTTTCGGCGCAGGGCCTGAGACCCGATGCGGTTTTTGGTCACTCAGTCGGCGAAATTGCCGCTGCCTACGCCGCCAAGGTGCTGACGGCCGCAGAAGCTGTGGCAATCGTCGCCAAGCGTTCGCAGCATCAGGACCTGCTCGCCGGCGAAGGCAAGATGGCAGCGGTCGTCATGAGCGCGGATGCCGCGCTTGCTTTCGCAAATGCGAACGGCTTCGACAATATCTGCATCGCAGCCATCAACGCGCCGAATTCAGTGACGATTTCCGGCCCATCAGACGAGGTTCAAGCCTTCCGCGACGCCGCCCGCAAGGCGCAGATCGTGGCGCATGTGCTCGATATTAATTATCCGTTCCATCATCCGATCATCGATCGGGCGAAAGATGCATTCTTCGACGATCTGCCGGATCTTGAGCCAGATGCCGGCGTCGGCACGTTCATTTCCACCGTCACGGGCCGCCATGCTGATGGGCAGACGCTGGACACGGCTTATTGGTGGCGCAACGTGCGCGATCCGGTGCTGTTCAAGGACGCTTGTGAAGCCGCGATGGAAATGGGTTGCAACCTTTTCATCGAAATCTCGCCCCGCCCGATTCTTTCGAACTATGTGACGGACAACGCCAAGAACATTTCGCATCAAGCGGCCGTAATCCCGACGCTTGCACGTGAAAGCGTAACCGGCCGCGATCCGGTCGCGCAGTCCTTCGCGCGTGCTGTGGCTCATGGCGTATCGCCGCTTCGCTCACGCAACGCCGCCGGTCGCAACGCCTTCATTCAACTTCCTCCGCTGCCGTTCGAGAAAATCGAGTTGCGCCCGCAGCCGACGAGCGACGAGATCGACATCTTTGGCCGCGATCAGCGTGTGCCTTATACGCTGCTCGGGTGGCGAACCGATCCGAACGCATCGAGCTGGAAGAACCATGTCGACGCCAACCTGCTGCCAGACCTTGCAGAGCATGTCGTGGATTCAAAGGCGATCATGCCTGGCAGCGGCTTTATCGAGATCGCCGTAACGGCTGCGCAGCAATATTATGATACGGACGAGGTCGAACTCGGAAATCTGGAGATCGTCCGGCCGCTGGAATTGCGGCAAGATCGTATCGCCGAACTTTCGACGGTCCTTTCTCCCGAAACCGGCAACATCGAAATCCGCTCGCGTGAACGGCTGAGCAATGACGACTGGACCGTTCATGCCGTAGCCCGGGTGCGCAAGACGATCGATGCTGTGGCCGACGAGCGCGCAGCCCCCGTCGCCGGCGAAGTCAAATCGGTTCTGACGGCCGAAAAGACATATGAGACAGCTGAGCGCTTCGGCCTGCAATATGGTCCGCATTTCAGGTTGTTGTCGAAGGCCGTCGCTTTCGGGCACGGTCTGATAGAGGTCGATCTCAAGACGGCACAAAAACCTGCACACCCTTACCTGAGCTACAATCTGAATCCGATGTCGGTCGATGCAGCGTTTCACGGTCTGGTGGCGCTTTTCGATCAGCTATCCGGCGATCAGGCAGGCGCGCCCTATATCCCTGTGCGCTTCGGCTCCGTTCGCGTCAGGCGTTCTGAACGCCCGGTCGTCAAGGCGACGATCGGGATCGATCGGTTCAGCCAGAATTCGATCAAGGTGCGTTTCCGGATGTTCGACGATGCCGGCACGCAGGTTGCGGCATTCGACGATTGCCGCTTCCGCCGGACGTATCTGAGGCGTCACCACACGCTGGATTCCGTCGCCTTTCACTATGAGAGCGTCCCGTCCGCGCTTTTTGCCGCGACATCCGACATTCATGCGCTTCCGGTCATTGCTGGCCCCCTGGACGTTGCGCTGAATAACGCAACCCTTCTGCTCGACGCCGCCGTCTATCGCGCATGCCACGAGATCGCGCTTGCGCTCGCGGCAAAGGATGGCTCGATTACGATTGGTAGCCTTCCCGGCGATGCCGCATTCAGATCCTTCCTCACCAGCTGCCTCTTCAGCCTTGAAGACGCGGGCATTGCCTCGTCCGATGATGCAAAATGGACCGTTGCGACTGAATTCACGCTGCCGCCGGTCCAGGAGGTTCTGCGGGAACTCTATGGTGAAGATGCCGGCCGCATCGCGGAAGCCGTCCTCATCAACGATGCGCATCGCGACGCTCTCGAGAAAATCGCCACCCTCAAGCAGGGCAACGACATTGCTTCTTCGAAGTCGGTCAGCGAAGCGACGCTGGAGCATGTTCTCGTCCATTCGCCCTTGAGCTTGCACCGCCTTTCTGTCGTAAGCGGCATGGTCGATGGTGTGCTGAAAGCGAAGAAAGGCGGCATCCGTCGGATTCTGGAAGTTGGGTCTATCTCGACCGCCTTCAGCCGCAAGCTTGCCCTGGCAGCAGCCGAACACGGCGCTTTGCTGGTCATTGCCGACCCGCGTGAAAATATCCGGCGCACGCTGGAACTCGCCTTCGAAGACAGTGCGCATGTCATTGTCGCAGACCCCGATAAGCTCGGCGATCAGGCCGCGGCCGATCTGGTTGTCGTTGCGGGCGATCAGAGCCAGCAGTATCTTTCCAGCGACGAGGCGCTCCAGGCTGTCGTGCGCAAGGCAGCTGCTCACGGTGCGACGCTCGTCCTTGCCGATCGTGCGCCTTCCGCTTTCAACGACTTCGTATTCGGCCTGTCGGACGGCTGGTTTGCAGGCAGCCAGTCTCCGGAATTTCCGATCGGAAAGCTCGGAACCGCCCGGCAGATTGAGGATCTTGCACATTCGCTCGGATTTGCGGACGCAAAGGTCGACGAAGCCGAGTATCCGGAAGGCAGGCTCGTTTCGCTGATCGCGCAGCCGAAGGTGGTAAGCGAAGAACCACTGGCCGCCGAGGCCGGTAATGGCCCGCTATTTGTGATCGGCGAAGGCTCAAGCCACGCCTCGGACTTCGGCGGGCTGGCAACAATATCCGTTGCGGCGGAGGAGCCGAAGTCGGCTTATGCTGAAGCCTTCTCCAAATTTGCGGGCCAGCCGGTGCGCGCGGTCTATTATGCCGAGCGCGCATCGAAGGAAGACCCATCGAAGCTGTCACAGGATCGGCTCGTTACATTTGCGTCTTTCGCAGAAGCGCTTGCCGCCTACATGCAATCCGGCGAGGCTGCCGCAAACAGCCGTCCGCAGCTTCTTCTCATCGCGCCCGGCGGCTCGCCGCTTTCCGGTGAGGGGACCGACGGCGCAAACTCCGGGCTTTGGGCCTTTGCCCGCGTCCTGCAGAACGAGTATGAATTCCTGGACGTCCACATGCTCGATGGGGAACCCGGCGATCGGCGTGTTTCCGGCATCGTGAATTCGATTTTCGCATCACATGGGGCAAACCGCGAATGGATGCTCGACCCGGCAACCGGCGAGGTCCGTGAACTTCGCGCTGTTACCGGGCCTTCAGCGTCCTCTGCCCGGATGACCGACGGCTATGCCGCTGCCACGATCCGCCAGCATTCGGCCGGACGACTCGACAGTGTTGCCTGGGAAGCATGTGACGTACCGTCTGCTGCCGACGGTGAGATCGTCGTTGCCGTCGAGGCAACGGGTCTCAACTTCCGCGACGTCATGTGGGCTATGGGCCTGCTCCCCGAAGAAGCACTGGAGGACGGCTTTGCTGGCGCCACGATCGGCATGGAGTTTGCCGGACGTGTTGTCGAAACGGGCATGGGCGTCAGTGATCTGAGGCCTGGGGACAAGGTGATGGGCATCGGCCCGGCCGCCTTCTCGACGCATGTGAGGGTTCGCCGGGATGGTGTCACCAGGCTACCCGAACGGATGGATACGGTCGCCGCAGCAACTGTGCCGGTCGCGTTCCTCACGGCCTATTACGCCATGGTCGAGCTCGCCCGCATTCAGCCCGGCGAGACGATCCTGATCCATGGTGCCGCAGGCGGTGTCGGCCTGGCTGCCCTGCAGATCGCAAAGCTGAAGGGTGCCACGGTCATTGCCACGGCGGGAACGCTTGAGAAGCGTCGCTTCCTGGAAACGCTCGGCGCCGATCATGTCTTCGATTCGCGCTCCCTGGACTTCGTGACCGATATCCGCCGGATTACCGATGGTGCCGGTGTGGATCTCGTTCTCAATTCGCTCTTCTCCGAAGCCATGGAACGTAGCCTGGAACTCGTGAAGCCGTTCGGGCGCTTCCTTGAACTTGGAAAGCGCGACTATTATTCCGACCGCAAGATCGGGCTCCGGCCTTTCCGCCGCAATATCAGCTATTTCGGCATCGATGCCGACCAGCTTCTCGTCAATGTGCCGGAACTCACGAAGCGGATATTCACCGAAATCGGAGAGTTGTTCTCCGCCGGAAAGCTGGTGCCGATCCCTTATCGCGCTTTCGGTTATGACGAGATCAGCAGCGCATTCCGTCTCATGCAGAATGCCGGCCACATTGGCAAGATAGTCGTCCGTCCCCCGGTCATCGGCAAGGACAAGGTCCTTCCGGCGCCCGGCAAGGCGCTTCATTTCGAGTCCGATGGCATCTTCCTAGTGGCAGGCGGTATCGGCGGCTTCGGCCTTGCGACCGCAAACTGGCTGGTTTCGAAGGGCGCCCGGAAGATCGCGCTTTGTTCGCGCAAGGGCGTTGCCGACGACGAGACCCGCAAGGCGATCACCGAATGGACAAAGAAGGGCGTCACGGCAAGCGTGCATGCTTGCGACATTACTGAGGAGAAGGCGGTCGCCGCCCTGCTTGGCGAATTGCGCACCAAGGCGCCGCTGAAGGGCATCGTCCATGCAGCCATGGTGCTTGACGATGCCCTGCTTTCGAACCTCACCGCAGAACGCAACCGGCCCGTCGTCGACGTCAAGGTCAAGGGCGCGGAAATCCTCCACCGGTTGACGGCAGATGACGACCTCGATCTCTTCCTGCTGTTCTCGTCCGCGACGACGATGCTCGGCAATCCAGGGCAGGCGAACTATGTCGCAGCCAACGGCTACCTCGAAGGTCTGGCGCGCCAACGCCGCGCAGCCGGACTTGCCGGTCTGGCGGTCGGCTTCGGCGCGATTGCAGACAAGGGCTACCTGGCGCGTAACGCCGAGGTGAACGAGGTGCTTTCGAAGCGCATCGGCAAGTCGGCATTGAAAGCGGGCGATGCGCTGGAGCAGGTCGAGCGCTACATGCTTGCCGATCAGGGCCGCATCGAGGGTGCGACCGTCATGATCGCCGAGGTCGACTGGAGCGCGGCGCGGCTTCTTCCAATTGCCGGAAAGTCGCTCTTCGAGACGATCATGCGCCAGGCAGGAAGCAGCCAGGCGACCAATGACAACGAAACCATCGATCTCGAGGCGATGATCGCCGGCAAGTCTGCAGATGAAGCGCAGGCCCTTCTCCATAAGCTGGTCGCTGCCGAAATCGCAGCGATCCTGCGTATCACCGAAGATGGGATCACACCGGAAAAAGTGCTGAAGGATATCGGGCTCGACAGCCTGATGGCGATGGAACTCGGCATGAGCTTCCAACAGAAGACCGGTTTCGACATACCGCTGAGCGGTATCAGCGATGGCACGACCATCGGCGATGTTGTGGCTCGTCTGCGGGAGCGCGTGGCCAGCCGTAGCGGTGGAAACGAGGGAGCAGGCGAAGCCGAGCAGGTTGTCAGCCAGCTGATCCAGAGTCATTCTGGCACGGTTCAGAAAGCGGCAATGTGA